The genomic window ATCCCCTGTTCGCTTAACAAAATGGAGATTTTTTTCCTTTTACTTCTTTCTTCTTTCGTATCGTAAAATTCCCTTGGAGCGATTCCTTTTGCGAACAAGATTTCCCATATCGATTTTTCGGACTCCGTAAAACCCGAGTAATCTCGAAGTAATCCTTCCCAGGAATTGTACAGCACCGAACGAATTCCTTCATTGGAAGAAACGATCGCACCCAGTGGGGTGTTGAGTTCGTGGGCGATGCCCGCTACCAATTGTCCGAGCACGGCCATTTTTTCGGAACGAATCAATTGCGCCTGTGCGTTTCTCAATTCTTCCATCGCTTTGAGAACTTGGTCGTTTTTTGAGATGAGATATTGGTTTACGGTTCTTAATTCTTCCGTTCTTTTTGCGACGATTCCTTCCAAGTCTTCGTTGATGGATCGGATTTTTTGTTCCGTCTCCGTCATCTCGCTTACGAGAAAACTTTGTCTCACACTCGCAATCACAACCACAATCGTTGTTCCGGTCCAAGCTACGATTTTCACGCCTTGCGGAAATCCTGGAAGAGTTCCCGCGAGTACGATCGTGATCGAACTCGCCACGACTTCAAACAAAGGAAGGAGCCTTAGAGCCGCTTCGTATCTCCTTTCCCAAACCGGACTTTCGTTGAATTTAGGAAACCAAGTCAAAGATCCGTAGCCCATCACGAGTGCGGAAATCGAAAAACAGGCGTTGAGCAACGTTCCGTCCGGAGGAATATCGGATATAAATAGAGCGTTCCACACCAACCAACAAAAACCGGTGCCCCAGGTTCCTAATAAAAACAAAAACCAATAACGATCCGGTTGAAGACGAAGAAGCGGGATCAAAAGAAGTCCTAACGCGGCGGCGGTCAAAAACGAAACGGGATGATTGATCAACGGAAGAAGTTGGGGAATACTCACACCTTCCCTCTGAGGCAGATACAATGCCAGAGAAAGCGTAAGAATCGCGGTGGTCAATCCGAGCGCGTCGAGCACGACCGCTCGTATTTTCTCCTTATTACATTCAATAACTATAATGGAATAACCGATCACAAAACAGGGAGCGACCAGAGGAAAAAGATAATCGCTCGGAGTGGGCGTAACGTAGTAATCTAAATAAACTTGAATCGCCCAGGAAAGTTGCCCGAGTGCGTTTGCGGAAAGACCGAGAGCAAACCAAAGTCGAAAACGATGAATCCCCCCTTCCGCGGCGATGTAGCCGATCCACGCGAGAACCGCCGCACAAACGTAGGAAATCGTCCAATGAATATTATCGATCAGCCTATCCGTGTTTCGTTCTTCATAGTGGTAATTTCCTAAAAAGGAAACGAATACAAGGATCGAACTCATCCAAAATATCCAAATTCCGACTTTGGGTATCGAAGTCCGAGAATGACTTTGTTGTATTGGCATCAGTCGCTCACAAACGACGAACAGTATGGATGTGAATCATTCTTTCCGTCGATCCATTTTCTCATAGATAGGACTTTCAAAAAGAAATTCTAATTCAAAAAATTAAGAAAATAAACTAAAAGAGAGTACGATCGCTTTTTTCGAAGAGATGAGGGACTCCGTTGATCGAAACAGGAAGATACTTTCCTCTAACCCAACGAAACGTGCTGACGGAAGTATTCCAAATCCAAGGCATCCAGGAGAAACAATCCTCATCCTGACGCAAGAGCCGATTCAATACTAAAGATATAGGAGTCCCCGATGTAAAGATAAAACTTCGTTCCTTATCGGAGGGCGAAAAGAAAACATTAGAAGAATGGAATACTCTTTTCTCGAAAGCGGAAAAAGTTTCGATCCCTTCCGGAGTTTCCTTTCCTTCCTTCCAGACTCTGAGAATTTCCTCGGTCAATTTAAAGAACAAAGCCGCGGATCGAATTCCTCCCTTGAGTCGAGCCTTGCCGAACTGGAGGAGTGTCCTTTCGAATTCGGTTTGCCGAGACGCGATCAATTTGGAATAAGAACCCCAGAGTTCCGGCGCAAATTCGTTCCAACCTGAATCTCTATGCAAAAAAGATTCGATGGAAAATTTTTCCTTTTCCCCCACGATCGATTTCACTCCTTCCAAAAACGATTCTCCGGTTTCTAAATGTCTACGCATGGTTCCGGTAATGATTCGATCCGGAATTTCTCCGTTCGTCGCCATATGACGACCCAGAGCGAAGGCTTGTTTTTTTCCGTGAGGAGTGAGAAGATCGTAGTCCGATCCTTGAGAATTGGCCTGACCATGACGAACAAGATAAACGACGGACATGAATTCTTACTTAACTTTCCGTAGTGAATCTTGGATTGGTCACTTCCACCTTTTCTCTCACCGTCTCCTTAACGTGATTCCAATATTCGGAATCCTCGATGGATAATTTTTCCTTTCTGATTCTATCGCGAAGTTCTAAGTTCCATGTATTTGCGAGATTCTTTTTTTCGTTGAGAGTGGAGGGGAACGCAGTTGCCTTTTTTAGGAGTTTGGAAAGCCTGAGAAGTTCTTTGTCGA from Leptospira stimsonii includes these protein-coding regions:
- a CDS encoding histidine phosphatase family protein, coding for MSVVYLVRHGQANSQGSDYDLLTPHGKKQAFALGRHMATNGEIPDRIITGTMRRHLETGESFLEGVKSIVGEKEKFSIESFLHRDSGWNEFAPELWGSYSKLIASRQTEFERTLLQFGKARLKGGIRSAALFFKLTEEILRVWKEGKETPEGIETFSAFEKRVFHSSNVFFSPSDKERSFIFTSGTPISLVLNRLLRQDEDCFSWMPWIWNTSVSTFRWVRGKYLPVSINGVPHLFEKSDRTLF
- a CDS encoding DUF6285 domain-containing protein, whose translation is MQDKPSSTDLLEAIQDFLMKEVLPQFKDKDLLSYKTLVSWNMLGVISREIRSGEESLDKELLRLSKLLKKATAFPSTLNEKKNLANTWNLELRDRIRKEKLSIEDSEYWNHVKETVREKVEVTNPRFTTES
- a CDS encoding sensor histidine kinase, which gives rise to MPIQQSHSRTSIPKVGIWIFWMSSILVFVSFLGNYHYEERNTDRLIDNIHWTISYVCAAVLAWIGYIAAEGGIHRFRLWFALGLSANALGQLSWAIQVYLDYYVTPTPSDYLFPLVAPCFVIGYSIIVIECNKEKIRAVVLDALGLTTAILTLSLALYLPQREGVSIPQLLPLINHPVSFLTAAALGLLLIPLLRLQPDRYWFLFLLGTWGTGFCWLVWNALFISDIPPDGTLLNACFSISALVMGYGSLTWFPKFNESPVWERRYEAALRLLPLFEVVASSITIVLAGTLPGFPQGVKIVAWTGTTIVVVIASVRQSFLVSEMTETEQKIRSINEDLEGIVAKRTEELRTVNQYLISKNDQVLKAMEELRNAQAQLIRSEKMAVLGQLVAGIAHELNTPLGAIVSSNEGIRSVLYNSWEGLLRDYSGFTESEKSIWEILFAKGIAPREFYDTKEERSKRKKISILLSEQGIGEVLRIADILTDLGLSPEDVAEISKNINKEDKLLLIAQNALSLSSLARASFTIEKAAEKASLVIQALKEYAYKDRSGTVMTFVDIRKQLETVLTLYYSKYKTEVEVERDMPEISMVWGNAEALTQVWTNIIGNALYAMNYKGKLKISCKETPKTWVVSISDSGGGIEDTIRDRIFEPFFTTKPSGAGTGLGLDICRRIIEDHNGKISFETSKHGTTFFVELPISNQRSDSE